CGCAGCGTCGCTCTATTGGATGGGCCGTTACGTCGAACGTGCCGAATTTACCGCGCGCCTTGTCGAGGCAACCGTCCGCCTCGACGCCCTGTCGAGTTCGCCCGCAGGAGAAGCGGCATGGGCCAGTGCCTTGATGGTCATCGATTCGGACACCGAGTTCGCAGCGACTGGCGAAAAGCTGACCCCCCGCAATGTCGCCCGCTTCCTGACACTCTCCACGACTCACTCCGGCTCGGTCGTCAGTTGCCTCGACAAGGCCCGCGATAATGCAAAAGCCGTACGCACTGCCCTAACCCGCGAGGCATGGGCGACGATCAACCGCGCATGGTTATTGTTCCACGGACGGACCAGCCCCGGCGACACACAGGCGACTCTGAACCTCGTCAACGAGGCGCAAGCGGAAACGCGCGGGTTCGAGGGCGCGATCGGCCGGATGATGCGCAACCCATCGTCGTGGTTCATCCGTCTGGGCGCAACGATGGAGCGCGCCGATAACACCGCACGATTGCTCGACGTGAAATATCATATTCTTTTGCCAGAGGGCGAGAATGTCGGCGGCACCGTCGATCGCGACCAGTGGACGACGATCCTGCAAACCGTATCCGCCGTGAACGCCTATCGCTGGCTTTATCGCGACGGGTTGAAGCCGTGGTTCGTCACCGAACTGCTGATCCTGCGCCGTGAGCTACCGCGCTCACTCGCCGCCAGTGCAGAGGAAGTCGTCCAGCATCTGAATGCGCTCGGCAAACAAACCGGGTTTCAGGGAGAGGCCGACCGCCTTGCCCGTTTGCGCCATGCCCGCCTCGGTCTCACGAAAGTATCCACAATCGTCGGGGACGGCCTGCACGAGTATCTGGAGAATTTCATTGATGAAAATGCGGCATTGAGCAAAGCCATCGCTCGCCAGTTCAGGTTCGACTGATGCGCCTCGCGATCGACCATCACAGCACCTATAATTTCAGCCAGCCACAAGCACGCGTTGTTCAGTTACTGCGCGTCACACCGAATGATTACGCCGCGCAGACCGTGATCGACTGGCGTATCGACGTCGATTGCGACGCACGACTCCGCACGGGCTATGACGGCTACGGCAATACGACGACGATGCTGTACGTCGATGGCCCGATCGAACACATTGCAATCACGGTGCGCGGCGAAGTCCTGACCGAAGATATGGCCGGCATCGTCAAGGGCATCGACGAACCCCTGCCCCCGCTGTTCTACACGCGCACCACCCCGCTAACCGCACCCGACCCGACGATAGCTGCCCATGCGCGCAGCGTCGGATCGTCCGATCGCCTCGAACGTGCGCACGCCTTGAACGCACTCGTCGGCAGCAGCATCGCAATCCACGGTGGCCGCACAGCGGGAGCACTCCCCGCCGAAATCCTCGCGCGCGGCAGTGGCAGCGTAAAGGATGCCGCCCACTTGCTGGTCGCCGTCGGCCATGCCGCTGGCTATCCCGCGCGCATCGTCTCTGGTCACAGCCTTCACGGTCCCGATCGCGGAACCCGGCAAAGCGCACATTATTGGGCCGAGCTCTACGTCGAACGGCTCGGCTGGGTCGGTCTCGATCCCTGTTCGGGGTTCAGTCCCGACGAAAGCTATGTCAGGGTCGCCGTGGGACTCGATGGCTCCGACGTCACCCCGGTGTCCGGCATGCGAAAAGGCGGCGGTATCGAGGAACTCGATGTCGGCGTATTCGTGGGGCAGTCGCAGGACTGATTCGTTCGGCCAAACTGGGGCATTGCCGAAAGGGCGTGTTATATGACGTATTGCGTGGGATTGCTGGTCGATGCCGGCCTTGTGATCATTTCCGACACCCGCACCAACGCCGGTATCGACAACATCTCGACATATAAAAAACTACATACACTGATCGACGACGAGGAACGGACGGTCTTTGTCGCCAGCGCGGGGAGTCTGTCGGTAACCCAGTCGATGCTGTCCATGTTGAAGGAGGGGCTACCTTGCCTCGACGATACCGGCGTACCCCGCCGTGTCGAGACGCAGCACACGATGTTCCGCGTCGCTCAACTTGTCGGAGAAGCGCTATCGACGGCGCGGCGCGCTATCGGACACACGCTAGAGGGTACGAAAATCAATTCGAGCGCGTCGATCCTTCTTGGCGGACGACTCGGCGACGGCCCGCTGGCGCTCTACCTCGTCTATGCAGAGGGTAATTTCATCGAATGTATGCCCGATGCTCCGTTCATGCAGATCGGCGAACTCAAATATGGAAAACCGATTCTCGACCGCGCGTTGCAATGGGAGTCGCCGTTGGATGAAGCGGTGAAGGTTGCGCTGATGTCTTTCGATTCGACGATGCGATCGAACCTGTCGGTCGGCCTGCCTTTCGATCTGGTCGCGATATCCAGCGATAAGGATCAAAAGATCGTGAGGCTGCGAATCGAAGCGGACGACAGCTATTTTGCGCTGCTTTCGTCGGAATGGGGTCGCTTGCTGAATGAATCTCGCGCCGTGATCCCCGATCCGCCCTTTTTGCACCTCGATTAAGGCCCGCTGGGCCAACCACCGGCTTGACAGTTCGCGGACCTTTGCATAGGGCCGCCCTTCTTCCGACGGGCTTTCTGCCTTGTTGGAGCCATCTTTTTGACTTGAGTGAGAGCCATGTTCGCAGTCGTGCGCACGGGCGGCAAGCAGTATCGCGTTGCCGCAGGAGACAAAATCGTCGTCGAGAAAATCGACGGTGTAGCTGGTGCGCAGATTGCGCTGACCGACATTCTTTTCGCGGGTGCCGATGGCGTCGCGCAAGGGATTGCTGGGCTGACAGTCGCTGCCGAAATTATCGCGCAGGCGAAAGCCGAGAAGATTATCGTCTTCAAGAAAAAGCGTCGCCATAATTACCGTCGCAAAAACGGTCATCGCCAACAGCACACGATCCTCAGGATCCTGAGTGTGGGCGCAGAAGGCACCAAGGCTTCGGCCAAGGCCGCCAAAACCGAAACTGCAGCACCGGTCGCACCGGTCGCAGCAGCGACCGAATAAGGAGTAACAAACCGTGGCACATAAAAAGGCAGGTGGTTCATCCCGCAACGGTCGCGATTCGGCCGGACGTCGTCTTGGCGTGAAGAAATACGGCGGCGAAGCTGTCCTCGCGGGCAACATTCTCGTGCGTCAGCGCGGCACTCGCGTATGGCCAGGCAGAAATGTTGGTCTTGGCACGGATCATACTTTGTTCGCGCTCGTTGAGGGCCGCGTACAGTTTCATGATGGAAAGCAAGGCCGCAAATATGTGTCGGTTGATATGATTGCACAGGCAGCTGAATAACTGATGATCCTATTTACGGGTCATCCTCAGGGTGACCCGAAGACCTGCCAAGGCAGGTCGTGAGGGAGACGGGTCACCCCCGAGCTCCCTTTTTTGTATCTCCCTCACATCGTGTCGCCGTGCCGTAATCAAACGCGTGCATAGGCGATGGCAAGAGGAGAGCGACAGTGTTCGCAAGGACCGAAAGACTATTGCTGCGGCCCGGCTGGGTCGAAGACGCCCCCGCACTGGCGCAGGCGATCAACCGTGAAGATATCGTCCTTAATCTGGCGCACGTCCCGTGGCCCTATTCAGTCGCCGATGCGGAAAGTTTTTTAACTAACGACCGAGCAACGGGCGAAACCAACCTCTTGATCTTTGAACGTACATCGGCCGAACCACGGTTGATCGGCGGGATCGGCCTTGCCCGCAATGCGGGACAGACCATCCTCGGTTACTGGATCACGCCGTCCAGTTGGGGAAAAGGTTTTGCCACAGAGGCCGGACGCGCAGTGATCGACATAGCGCGCGAGACACTGCGTATCGGTCAGCTCACAGCCCGGCATTTTGTCGACAATCCGGCATCAGGGCAGGTTTTGCGCAAGCTCGGCTTTTGCGCGACGGGAGAACGCGAGCCGTTGTTCAGCAAAGGCCGCGGCACATCGTCACCGGGCCTGTCCTATACGCTCGACCTCAATGCGCTTGTCTTAGCCGCCTGAAAACGCGTGCCTCATCGGGGAGGTCCGCACACGCGACGTAACCATTGCGTGTCGCAACCTTCACCGATGCGGCATTGCCGTCAGAAATCAGGCATCGTGTTTCGGACGCGATCAGATTTACGTCCACCCAGGCGACCATCGCGCTGACCGCTTCGCTGGCGATCCCACTGCCCCATGCTTGCTGAGCAAAGGCCCAACCTATTTCGGGAGCGCCTTCCAATGCCACAATGCCGCGCCGGAAGTCGCTGAAGCCGCCCTCACCTATCAATATGCCGCTCTCACGATCGCATATCGCCCAGAGGCCATAGCCGATCAGCTGCCAGCTTCCGGTATATTGCAAAATCCGAAACCAAGCCTCCTGTGACGATTTCGGTACGCCGCCGATAAACCGCGTTACCTCGTTGTTTCCCCACAGCGCCGCGCAAGCGGGATGGTCCTCCACCCGGTGGGCACGGAGAACCAGTCGCTGCGTGACGATCGAAGGCGCGATTGCGGTCAGGCGGCCATCGCCGATTGCGGCAAAACTGCTGCCGCGTAATCGCTGTCGACCTTTGCAATCAGTGCGCGGTCATCATGATTCCAGGGATGAAAGCCCGGCATAAAAAAAGCGAGCCACGCGGGAATCATCCGACGGACCACGCCCGGCGTTCCCAACAGATACCAGGCCAGCCGCGCCTTGATACGCCATCCCGTCAATCCGTCCTGACGCAGTAATTCCAGCGTCGCGCGCCAACGCGCAGGCCAGAATGTTTTCGTAACGACCAGCATCATGATCGCCTTCACTTTCCAGCGCTTCCACGCCGACCAGTCGCGTGTCGCGTGCATCCAGGTATCGTAAGCAACACCCTTATGCTCGATTTCCTCGATCGCGTGCCAATCCCACATCGCCTTTAAATCGGGTGCCAGATTCGAAAAGTATTTCGGGTTAGCAAGCATTTGATGCGCCATCATCGCGGTATAATGCTCAAGCGCCATCGTCACGGCAAGATTCAGGATTTGCGGCCGATCCTTTGTCAATTCCAGACTATCGACAACAACTTTTTCAAGATCTGCGATCTGGTATCCGGCATCGACAACGCGATTGTTGAAAGCAACGTGTTCGCGGCTGTGCATGACCTCCTGCATTACGAACGACTTGATTTCCGCGCTCAATTTCGGCGATGCGCCATCACGAAACGCCTTCACCGATTCGACGAAAAACGCCTCACCCTTTGGAAAGGTGATCGACAGTGCGTCGTGGAATGTGCTCGCGATAGGGTCGTCGTTCAGCCACCAGCGCTTCTGTGCGGTACCACGCCCGAAACGTCGGTCGCGTGGGGTAATCGTCAGGTCGGTAGGCGTTTTGTCATGAGACATGCTAAGCACTCCTAATTCAACCAAACTAAAGCTTACTAACATTCATGTCAATAGAACGCAAACGCCTGTCGCCTGATGAAAGCCGCAGCGTGGCGCTGGATGCAGCGCGCGATATCCTGATTGCCGAAGGTCCACAAAGCGTCACTCTTAAGGCAGTATCTGCGCGAATCGGGAAAACCCACGCGAATCTGCTTCATCATTTTGGATCGGCGCTTGGTCTGCAAAAGGCGTTGGCGGCGATGCTTGCCGAAACCGTGTGTGACAACATTGCCGCCACTGTTTGCAAAGCGCGCCGTGGTGAGTGCAGTCCGCAGGCTATCGTCGATATGACATTCGACGCGTTCGATGGACAGGGTGCGGGTGCGCTGGCGGCATGGATGCTGATGACCGGCGACCGTGACGCGCTCGACCCTATACTCGAATCGATTCATCGGCTGGTCGACGAACTTAGTGTTGATAATGAGGATGGCTTAATTCGCGAGGATACCCTGACTCTCGTATTTATGGCATTGGGCGACGCACTGCTTGGCAAGGCGATGGCGAAAGCGCTCGGCCTTCCCCGTGAAGCGGCGCGAGAAATCGCCTATCGCCAACTCCTTTCATCGCCCGGCGTGCAAGCGCGTATGGCAGCTTTAATCTGACCCTTGCCCGGTAAAACGGGAACGGGGTAATCTGGAACTCGAAATGCATTTTCTCGATCAAGCCAAAGTCTATATTTCCTCCGGTGCCGGTGGGCCCGGCGCAGTTGCGTTTCGGCGTGAAAAATTCGTCGAATATGGTGGCCCCGACGGCGGCAACGGTGGCAAGGGCGGCGATATCATTTTCGAAGCCGTCGCTGGCCTCAACACGCTCATCGACTTTCGATATACCCAACACTTTCGTGCACCTCGCGGAAAAGGTGGGTCGGGCAGCAACCGCACTGGTGCCGGCGGTGACGACCTTATCATCCGCGTTCCGATCGGCACGCAATTGCTCAGCGACGACCGCGAACATGTCCTCGCCGATTTCACCAAAGTCGGCGAACGGCGCGTTTTCCTGCGCGGCGGCGACGGCGGACGTGGAAATGCCACCTACAAGACATCGACCAACCGCGCGCCGCGACAGCACGGCGTCGGCTGGCCGGGTGAGGAAATGTGGGTGTGGCTACGCCTGAAACTGCTGGCGGATGCCGGGCTGCTTGGCCTTCCCAATGCTGGGAAATCGACCTTCATCAATGCGGTTACCAATGCACGGGCAAAGGTTGGCGCTTATCCATTCACGACCGTCCGCCCACAACTCGGCGTCGTCACTTACCGCGATCGTGAGTGGGTCGTTGCCGATATTCCCGGCCTGATCGAAGGTGCTGCCGAAGGTGCGGGTATCGGCGATCGTTTCCTTGGTCACGTCGAACGCTGTCGGGTGCTGCTGCACCTTGTCGATGCCACCGGTGACGACCCCGTCGGTGCCTATCGCATCGTTCGCAAGGAACTCAAAAACTACGGCGCGGGCCTGATCGACAAGACCGAAGTGATCGGCCTGAACAAGATCGACGCGCTGGAGTCTGCCGAGGTCAAGAAACTCGTCACTAAACTGAAACGGGCATCCAAGGCCGAAGTATTCCCAATGTCGGGCGCGGCGGGAACCGGGCTGGACGTCGTGCTCGACCGACTGGCGGACGCGATACCTTCTGTCGGGATCAGCCCTGCGAAGGTGGAAGCGGGAGATCCCGCGTCCGAATGGTCGCCCCTCTGATTGGCGCACCGGGTTTCCCTGAAAGCAATCTCGCTTTAAGCCCGCCAGCGTGAATCATGCCTTGTCCCCTGCTGCTTGTCGCCGCCTGATTGTGAAGGTCGGATCTTCGCTGCTCGTCGATGCGAGCGGCGCGGTGCGGCGCGAATGGCTGGCGACACTGGTCGCGGACATCGCCCGGCGCATCGCTGCCGGACAACAGGTCGCGGTTGTTTCGTCCGGTGCGATTGCTTTGGGCGCGCGACGGCTAAAATTGACGAAGGGAGGTCGCGCAAACCTCGAAGATGCGCAAGCCGCCGCTGCGGTCGGGCAGATTGCACTTGCCGGCGTGTGGGCGGACTTGCTCGGCGATCATGGCCTAACTGCCGCGCAGATGCTCGTGACGCTTGACGACCTTGAAGATCGTCGCCGTTATCTCAACGCGTCCGCCACTCTGGAACGGCTGCTGTCGCTCAAGGTCGTTCCGATTATCAACGAGAACGACTCGGTTGCCACGCACGAAATAAAGTTCGGCGATAATGATCGGCTGGCTGCCCGAATCGGTGCGGCCGCAAATGCCCAGGGCGTCGTTCTGCTATCCGATGTCGATGGTCTCTACACCGCCGATCCCACGCGCGATACCACCGCCACCCGCATCGAACGCGTTACCCGCATCGATGCCAAAGTGCTGGCGATGGCTGGCACTGGCACATCATCCGGCATGGGATCGGGCGGCATGGCTTCGAAGATCGAAGCGGCGCGCATCGCCAATAGCGCAGGAGCCGACCTGATCATCATTTCCGGCCACGAAAGCCATCCGTTAACGCGCATGGATTCAGGTGAGAACGGCACGGTATTCGTGGCGTCGGCGCGAACAAAAGGGCGCAAGACATGGCTGGCCGGGCGATTGACCGTCCGTGGCACCATTCACGTTGATGCCGGGGCCGTGCGCGCGCTTGCGTCAGGCGCATCGTTGCTGGCAGCCGGAGCCAAACGCACCGAAGGAAGTTTCTCGCGTGGTGATGTTGTGGACATTGCCGGTCCCGATGGCACGCCGATCGCAAGGGGCCTCAGCGAATATGACGCAGCCGATGCTGCGCGAATTACGGGCCTGAAAAGCGACGCGATCGCTGCCGTCCTTGGCTACGCGCCACGGTCGGCCCTGATCCACCGCGATCATATGGTCCACCTTTGATGCGTATCGCGGTCACAGGAGCAACCGGCTTCGTCGGCGGCCATCTTTTGCCCCGGCTAATCGAAGCGGGGCACGAGGTCAGGGCACTGACCCGCAAACCTAAAGCAAGATGTGCAGGAATAACCTGGATCGATGGTGCCCTAAACGACGACACCGCACTCGCCCGCTTGTGCGAAGGCTGTGACGCCGTCATCCACGTCGCCGGCGTCGTGAGCGCGGACTTTGCAGGGTTCGATGCCGGGAACCGACTCGGCACGCTGGCTATCGTCCGTGCCGCCGAAACTGCCGGAGCAACGCGTTTCGTTCACATCTCCTCCCTCGCCGCGCGAGAACCCCAGCTTTCGATGTACGGAGCTTCGAAACACGCCGCAGAGGACGTCGTGACTGCCTCCAGCCTCGACTGGCGAATCGTTCGTCCAACCGCGATCTATGGCCCCGAAGACACGGGGATGCTCGACATATTTCGCATGGCAAAACACGGTTTCGTCGTGCTTCCCCCAACCGGCAGCATGTCGGTCATTCACGTCGATGATCTTTGCCGCCTGATCGTTGCGCTAACCGAAAGCCCCGATGGTCGCGTGCTCTACGAAGCAGACGACGGCGTTCCGGGCGGCTGGACTCATCGCGAATTTGCTGCCGCACTCGGTAAGGCGATGGACCGCAAGGGGATTGCTTTGCCGATGTCAAAGTCGGTGCTTTCGATCGCATCGCGGCTGGACGTCCTGTTCCGCGGGAAAAACGCAAAACTGACGGCCGATCGCGTCGGTTATCTTACTCATCCGGACTGGACGATCGCCCCCGGTCACCGCGTCCCCGCCACACTCTGGACGCCGCAAATCGCCACCCAGGCTGGCCTTGCGAACACCGCCAACTGGTACCGCGAACATCGGTGGTTATAGCACGCCTGTAAATTGCAGCGCGAATGCGGCCATCGTCAGCACCAGGCCAACGAGAAAGACTCGGTACGCCGCGCCCAGGAATTTATACTTCTTATGCTGTAACACCTGCCCATTCTGGTAAATGTCGCGGAGCATAGCGCGGTGAACCGTTGCAGGCTCACTAAGCAGGACCAGCATTTTATCGATATACTCGTCCTCGCTCATATTCGCGAAACTGCCGAAAAACAGCAGGTTGGGCTTTGCCGATGGTTTTGACCTGATCGACGGCATGATCGCGAACACCGCCAGCATCGCCGACAGAAACGCGAATGTCGCCACTATGATGAGCGCAACCGACAGATGTTCGCGGCTCGCTTGATTGACCGCAATCGTAAACACCACGAACGTTGCCCCCATCAGTATACTCGCCTTCTGGTCCGCCATTTGCGACAGGCTGACATTGATCTGCTCGGTCGTGCGGATCAGGTGGATGGCATCGGCGGCCAAGGGTCGAACGGGCAAATCGACGGGAGTTACAGGTTCGGGCATGGGTGTCGTCTCCCAGAGAAAAAGTGTGCGCGACCGTTACGAATTTGCATCCGCCTTAACCCTGCCCGACTCCCGCCGCAATCGCTTGGCAGGGCGGCCCCACACCCGTTAAGGAACGCGGCATGACCGAACGCACAGAAATCTATGACATCGTCGCCGCGCAGATCGCGCCTTTCAACAAAAAAGGCGTTGCGCTGAGCGAGGCCACAACCTTTGCCGGCGATCTCGAATGGGATTCGCTGACAGTCATGGATTTCGTTGCCGCGATCGAAGATGAATTCGACATCATCATCACGATGAACATGCAGGCCGAAATCGAAACCGTCGGGCAATTGATCGACGCAGTAGGCAAGTTGAAAGCATGAGCGACCTGTTTTCCAAATTCGACGCCCTGATCGAGGAACGTCAGGCGCTGCTCGATACCGGTGTGCGCGACCCCTATTCAATCGTCATGGAAAAAGTGCTGTCGCCGACGCGCGCGCTGATCAACGGCAAGGAAACTATCCTTGTCGGCACCTATAATTACATGGGCATGACCTTCGACCCCGACGTCATTCAGGCGGGCAAGGATGCGCTCGATCAGTTCGGCGCGGGCACGACTGGCAGCCGACTGCTCAATGGCACTTATCAGGGCCATCGCGAGTGCGAGGATGCGCTGAAAGAATTTTACGGCACCGATTACGCGATGGTGTTTTCGACCGGTTATCAGGCGAACCTCGGGCTGGTTTCGACCATCGCGGGCAAAGGTGACTACATCATCCTCGACGCCGACAGCCATGCGTCAATCTACGACGGCTGTGCTTTGGGGAATGCCGAAGTCGTCCGCTTCCGCCACAATTCGGTCGAAGATCTCGACAAGCGCCTCGGTCGCTTGCCACCCGAAGCAGGTAAGCTGGTAGTCCTTGAGGGCGTCTATTCGATGCTCGGCGACGTTGCACCGCTGCCCGAAATGGTCGCTGTCGCAAAGAAACACGGCTGCATGATCATGTGCGACGAAGCGCATGGCATGGGCTTTTTCGGCAAACATGGTCGTGGCGTCTTTGAGGAAATGGGCTGCGAAGGCGACATCGACTTTATCGTCGGCACGTTCAGTAAATCGGTCGGCACAGTCGGCGGCTTCGTCGTGTCCAATCACCCGAAGTTCGAAGTGCTCCGCCTCGTCACCCGTCCCTACGTCTTCACCGCGTCGCTGCCGCCCAGCGTTGTGGCGACCGCAGCGACCTCGATCCGCAAACTCATGCACGCAGGCAACAAACGCGCGCATCTATGGGAAAACTCGAAGCGGCTGCACGGCGGTTTGCGCGAACTCGGCTATAAACTCGGCACCGAAACCCCGCAGTCGGCCATCATCGCGATCATTCTCACGGATCAGGCTCAGGCAGTCGCACTGTGGCAATCGCTGCTCGAAGGCGGCGTTTATGTGAACCTCGCGCGTCCGCCAGCAACCCCTGCGGGCATGTTCCTGTTGCGCTGTTCTCTATGTGCCGAACATTCGGCCGAGGAGGTCGAAACAATCCTCGGATTGTTCGCTACTTCGGGACGGGCGGTTGGTTGCATCGGACCAGCCCGGTAGCCGCTCTTTCCACCCCAATTCCCTTGGGGTAGATTAGCCCGAAATGGTGAACCGTCTCAGCGAGGATAGTGCGCCGCGCCGCGGCTGGCGAACCGCAGCCCTGATGCTGGCGGGTCTGCTTGCCGTCGCCATAAGCGCTGCGCTGATCGTCTCGCTAAATACAGCCACTCGTCAGCGGGATTCCGCTCTTGGCTGGCAACAGCACAGCTACGAGGTCATGATCCTCGCTCGCGAGCTGGACGCCACGATGGCGAAATCCGAAGCCACGCTCGGACGCTTCGTCATCAGCGGCAACAAGGACGTCGGCCGCACCTATTTCGACGCGTGGCGCCGAGCGGGCACATTGCTCGACAAACTCACCAGCGAAACGAGCGATCGACCGGAGCAGCGCGCGCTGATTGCCGCTTTGCGAGATGCCTACACCGTGCGCGGCAGCGAATTGTCAGACGTCGCTCTCCGCACCAACTATGGCCAGAACGATCAGGCACTCTCCACTTATTACGAGGCTGGAAAAGCCCCCAGCCTGTCACGCCTGGATGGCCTCCTGACGCGGATCATCGCCAACGAACGCGCAATTCTCGACGCACGCACCAATACTGCCGACGATACGGTCGCACTCTCCAATCGAATTGCCACCATATTATCGTTTGTCGGCCTGATTATCCTGTTGTGCGCGGCATGGCTCGGGCGAAGCGCCTGGGCGGCATGGCGCGACCGTCAGGATGAAGAGCAGCGCAACAGTGAGCTGGAATATGCGGTCGCCGAAAGAACGGGGGAACTGAGTGATGCAAACACGCGGCTTATGGCCGAAATGGTCGAGCGCGAATTTGCCGAGGAGCGATTAAGGCAGGCGCAAAAGATGGAGGCCGTGGGCCAACTCACCGGTGGTATCGCACACGATTTCAACAATATGCTCGGTGTCGTAATCGGCGGGATAGAGCTTGCTCGGCGGCGGATTACCGAACCTGCCCCTGAAGTCGAACGTCATCTCGCCAATGCGATGGAGGGTGCCAATCGTGCTGCCGCGCTCACCAAACGGCTTCTGTCGTTCGCTCGGGCAGAACCGCTGCTCCCCGTCGGTCTGGACCCCGACACGCTGATTCGTGGCATGGGCGAAATGCTCGACCGCACGTTGGGGGACACGATCGAAGTCATCATTCTAGAGGGCGCGAGCTGGTCAGTTTTCATCGACGCGCACCAGATGGAAAACGCATTGCTGAACCTTGCCGTCAATGCGCGGGACGCGATGGAATATGGTGGTAAGCTCACCATCTCGACGGCCGACGTCAACCTCGTCGAAGGCGAAATCGCCGAAGCTCCTGTCGGTGATTATGTTCGCATCGCAGTCAGCGACACTGGTGAGGGCATGAGCGCAAAAGTGCTCGAACGCATCTTCGATCCGTTTTTCACCACCAAAACTGTTGGCAAAGGCACTGGTCTGGGCCTGTCGCAAATCTTTGGATTCGTGCGGCAGTCGGGTGGTGGGATTGCCGCTACATCGACGCCCGGACACGGAACCACCGTCTCAATTTATCTGCCCCGCCATTGCGGCAACGTCACAGCGATGGCGGATAGTGCCGAGCAATCGGACGGTCGATCGCATTATACCGGCGTCGTAACTTTGGTGATCGAGGACGACCCGCGCGTTCTGAACGCGACAGTCGGTGCGTTGCGCGAACTCGGTCATCTTCCCCTGCCCTGCGCCTCCGCCGCCGATGTACCAGCCCTTTTGCGCGAACACCGCGACATCGGCCTGATTGTCAGCGATGTGCTGATGCCCGGCGTCACCGGTCCAGAACTTGTCGCGGCGATCCACACGCTGCACCCTGAATTGCCGGTTCTGTTCGTGACGGGGTTTGCCGGTGATGTCGAAGACCCACAGGCGTTCGGCGGCCATGAAGTTCTGAGAAAACCATTCACGATCGCTAGCCTAGGCGATGCCGTTGAACGGGTACTAGACCGTGCCAACGCTGCGCAATCGAAGGCAGCTTA
This genomic stretch from Sphingomonas paeninsulae harbors:
- the proB gene encoding glutamate 5-kinase; its protein translation is MNHALSPAACRRLIVKVGSSLLVDASGAVRREWLATLVADIARRIAAGQQVAVVSSGAIALGARRLKLTKGGRANLEDAQAAAAVGQIALAGVWADLLGDHGLTAAQMLVTLDDLEDRRRYLNASATLERLLSLKVVPIINENDSVATHEIKFGDNDRLAARIGAAANAQGVVLLSDVDGLYTADPTRDTTATRIERVTRIDAKVLAMAGTGTSSGMGSGGMASKIEAARIANSAGADLIIISGHESHPLTRMDSGENGTVFVASARTKGRKTWLAGRLTVRGTIHVDAGAVRALASGASLLAAGAKRTEGSFSRGDVVDIAGPDGTPIARGLSEYDAADAARITGLKSDAIAAVLGYAPRSALIHRDHMVHL
- a CDS encoding NAD-dependent epimerase/dehydratase family protein, with the protein product MRIAVTGATGFVGGHLLPRLIEAGHEVRALTRKPKARCAGITWIDGALNDDTALARLCEGCDAVIHVAGVVSADFAGFDAGNRLGTLAIVRAAETAGATRFVHISSLAAREPQLSMYGASKHAAEDVVTASSLDWRIVRPTAIYGPEDTGMLDIFRMAKHGFVVLPPTGSMSVIHVDDLCRLIVALTESPDGRVLYEADDGVPGGWTHREFAAALGKAMDRKGIALPMSKSVLSIASRLDVLFRGKNAKLTADRVGYLTHPDWTIAPGHRVPATLWTPQIATQAGLANTANWYREHRWL
- a CDS encoding Pycsar system effector family protein, which translates into the protein MPEPVTPVDLPVRPLAADAIHLIRTTEQINVSLSQMADQKASILMGATFVVFTIAVNQASREHLSVALIIVATFAFLSAMLAVFAIMPSIRSKPSAKPNLLFFGSFANMSEDEYIDKMLVLLSEPATVHRAMLRDIYQNGQVLQHKKYKFLGAAYRVFLVGLVLTMAAFALQFTGVL
- a CDS encoding acyl carrier protein → MTERTEIYDIVAAQIAPFNKKGVALSEATTFAGDLEWDSLTVMDFVAAIEDEFDIIITMNMQAEIETVGQLIDAVGKLKA
- the spt gene encoding serine palmitoyltransferase, producing MSDLFSKFDALIEERQALLDTGVRDPYSIVMEKVLSPTRALINGKETILVGTYNYMGMTFDPDVIQAGKDALDQFGAGTTGSRLLNGTYQGHRECEDALKEFYGTDYAMVFSTGYQANLGLVSTIAGKGDYIILDADSHASIYDGCALGNAEVVRFRHNSVEDLDKRLGRLPPEAGKLVVLEGVYSMLGDVAPLPEMVAVAKKHGCMIMCDEAHGMGFFGKHGRGVFEEMGCEGDIDFIVGTFSKSVGTVGGFVVSNHPKFEVLRLVTRPYVFTASLPPSVVATAATSIRKLMHAGNKRAHLWENSKRLHGGLRELGYKLGTETPQSAIIAIILTDQAQAVALWQSLLEGGVYVNLARPPATPAGMFLLRCSLCAEHSAEEVETILGLFATSGRAVGCIGPAR
- a CDS encoding ATP-binding protein, which gives rise to MVNRLSEDSAPRRGWRTAALMLAGLLAVAISAALIVSLNTATRQRDSALGWQQHSYEVMILARELDATMAKSEATLGRFVISGNKDVGRTYFDAWRRAGTLLDKLTSETSDRPEQRALIAALRDAYTVRGSELSDVALRTNYGQNDQALSTYYEAGKAPSLSRLDGLLTRIIANERAILDARTNTADDTVALSNRIATILSFVGLIILLCAAWLGRSAWAAWRDRQDEEQRNSELEYAVAERTGELSDANTRLMAEMVEREFAEERLRQAQKMEAVGQLTGGIAHDFNNMLGVVIGGIELARRRITEPAPEVERHLANAMEGANRAAALTKRLLSFARAEPLLPVGLDPDTLIRGMGEMLDRTLGDTIEVIILEGASWSVFIDAHQMENALLNLAVNARDAMEYGGKLTISTADVNLVEGEIAEAPVGDYVRIAVSDTGEGMSAKVLERIFDPFFTTKTVGKGTGLGLSQIFGFVRQSGGGIAATSTPGHGTTVSIYLPRHCGNVTAMADSAEQSDGRSHYTGVVTLVIEDDPRVLNATVGALRELGHLPLPCASAADVPALLREHRDIGLIVSDVLMPGVTGPELVAAIHTLHPELPVLFVTGFAGDVEDPQAFGGHEVLRKPFTIASLGDAVERVLDRANAAQSKAA